From the Pongo pygmaeus isolate AG05252 chromosome X, NHGRI_mPonPyg2-v2.0_pri, whole genome shotgun sequence genome, one window contains:
- the LOC129025359 gene encoding putative FXYD domain-containing ion transport regulator 8 encodes MEVVLIFVCSLLVPVVLASAAKKEKEIDPFHYNYQTLRIGGLVFDVVLFLVLSRHLLSHRCKCSFNQKPQDPGDEEAQVENFIIANAKEPQKTKN; translated from the exons ATGGAGGTGGTACTGATCTTTGTATGCAGCCTGCTCGTCCCTGTGGTCCTGGCCAGTGCAGctaagaaggagaaggaaatagatCCTTTTCATTATAACTACCAGACCCTGAGGATTGGAGGATTGGTGTTTGATGTGGTCCTCTTCCTGGTT ctgaGCCGCCATCTTCTAAGTCACAGGTGCAAGTGCAGTTTCAATCAGAAGCCCCAGGATCCAGGAGATGAGGAAGCTCAGGTGGAAAACTTCATCATTGCAAATGCAAAAGAgccccagaaaacaaaaaactga